One Salminus brasiliensis chromosome 5, fSalBra1.hap2, whole genome shotgun sequence DNA segment encodes these proteins:
- the LOC140555738 gene encoding RIIa domain-containing protein 1, translated as MEERADLGALSPEQQDKLRQFKIKTRMANEMYLRAHPEVDALLSDFLRDVFLKRPADIREFAAGYFSDPDLQTKIQARMEGNAEVDI; from the exons ATGGAGGAGAGAGCGGACCTCGGAGCCCTGAGCCCTGAACAACAGGACAAACTGCGCCAGTTTAAG ATCAAGACCAGAATGGCGAACGAAATGTATCTGAGAGCTCATCCAGAGGTGGACGCGCTGCTGAGCGACTTTCTAAG GGATGTCTTTCTTAAAAGACCTGCAGATATCCGAGAATTTGCCGCCG GTTACTTCAGTGACCCGGACCTGCAGACGAAAATCCAAGCCCGAATGGAAGGGAATGCTGAAGTGGACATCTGA